The Verrucomicrobiia bacterium nucleotide sequence GATGCACAGAGCGGTCAGGGGCGGCGGCTGTTGTTCGTGGCGGACGAGGCAGCGAAGCTGGAGGACGTGAGCCAGGACATGGCGACTGAGCAGCACTGGCTGACGGTGAACAGGCTTGTGTTTGCAGACGAGAACAGGAGTTTCGGGTTCATCTATACCATCAGCGCCCGACGGACCGGCGATTTGCCTCGGGTGGTCTTCGAGGCGCAGATCAGGAACAGGCTTGGGGACAACATCTTTGAGCTTAAGAACCTGGCGACGGCTGACGTGCAGACTTATCTGCGGAAGGTGGTGGATAACTTTGTGGACAAGCCGAAGGTTGAAGGACTGGTGGCCGCCGGCACGATTCCTGCCGCCTCTTACAACTGGGATGCGTTTCCGTTCACTGTTTCAGCGAAGGCCGAGTTTATTGACTACTTCAACCGAATCTCTGTGACCGAGCGAGAGATGTTCGAGCTCTATGTGATGCACCAGGCCATCGAGCATTACCGGGGCACGCCGTTGGAGCCGCGGTTGGAGCGGTTCTTCCGGCGGATGGCCGGTCAATTGGACAACGAGGAGCTGTTCACGCTGGAAGACCTTGGCGCAGTGCTGTCGTTCCGGCCCTCGGCGCCGGACGAGGCCGACGCCAAGCTGTTCGATCTGGTCACCCGGGCGGTGCGGGAGCGGCGGTGGCTGCGGTTCGACTACCGAAAGCCGGGGGAGAAGAAGCCCGAGCGGCGGCGGGTGCAGCCGTACCACGTGCTGGAGTACGGCGGGCGGTGGTACCTGCTGGCCTACGACCCGATGCGCCGCGACGTGCGGACTTTCGTGCTGGGCCGGATGCGCGAGGCGGTCATGGGCGAGGAACGATTCGAGCGGCCCAAGGATTTTGACGCGCGCAAGCATTTGGAGAGCAGCATCGGGGTGATGGCCGGCAAGGGGGATTTCCAGGTGGTGGTCCAAATGGACGCCTGGTTGACGGACATTCTGCGCGGGCGGCGATGGCACCCGAGCCAGGTGGTGGAGGAGTTGCCTGGCGGCGGGTCGCAGTTGCGGCTGCGTCTGGGCGCATTGGAGGAGATCGTCCGGTCGTTTGAGGTGGGTGGCAGAGAACGGTTGATTGAGGTGAAGACCACTCGTTTCGGGGAGCTCACGCCTTTCTTCGCCTCGCGGAACGAGGTGGAGTTTTCTGACGAGCGCCGGGAACATTACCAGCTTTGCCGGGTGTTTGGTTTTCGGGAGGAGCCGCGGTTGTTTACTTTGGCGGGGTCATTGCGCAGCTCGTGCCAGCTTGAGCCGTTTAATTACTCGGCAGCGCCGAACTGAGTGCTCGTTTTTATCGTGATGCGGATGGACCTATCCGCCTTGACCTGGGGCGTCGGGATGACTATTACATTACGGGCTATGCCGACGTATGAGTATATCTGTGAAAAGTGCGGACACCAGTTCGAGAAGGTTCAATCCATTTCCGCGCCGGCATTGACTGAGTGCCCAAAGGATGCCTGCGCCCAAAAAAGGTGGGGCAAAGGCAAAGTCCGCCGTGCCATTAGCGGGGGCGGGGGGCTGTTGTTCAAAGGGAGCGGTTTTTACATCACAGATTACCGGAGCGAAAAATACAAAGAAGCGGCCAAGAAAGATTCAGCGACTGCGCTCACAAAGACAAAACCGGCCGCCAGCGGCGGCGACTCCAAACCGGCTGCGCCCAAGACCGATAGTTCCGCGCCCAAACCATCACCAGCAAAGTCCTGATGCCCTTTCCCACTGGCCGGATGCGCGCGCCAAACGCCGCGTTGCTGCGCAGCCTTTGCGCTTGGGGGCTTTACGCCCTGGTTCAGTTCACCGGCGCGCCAAGCCAAGGGCTGCCACAGGCCCTTTCGGCCTGGAGCGCCTCGGGCCAGTTTTTGATTCAGGAATTGGCAATCCCCTCTTCCATCGGAGCTGCGGGACTGGAATCCGATACCAACTTCGTCCGCCTGGAGCCGACACTCCTGGCCATTTCGTGCGAGCGGATTAAGCGGAACCTGTGGCGTGAACTCGGGGCGACCGACCCCTGGCGGGGCAGGATATTTCTAGCCATTTACCCCGCCCGCTCGGCGCAGGACCCGGTGACAATCACTTCCGAAAAGTTCCGGGACGGCTGGCAGTACCGGCTGGACTTGCCGAATGTGGTCGAGCGTTCGAGGTGTGTGCGGGGTGTGGTGCAGGCCCTTTTACTCGAGATGGCCAATCGCCGCGCGGAGCAGCACTCGGCGGAAATCCCACTTTGGCTCACAGAAGGAATGGCCCGGCAACTGCGTCTCTCGGCTGAGTCGGAAATTATTCTGCAGCCGCCCCGGGCGCGTCCCGGGGGGATGAGCCTGGCATCGACCTTTGTAGATGCCACGCGCAAGGACCCCCTCACACGGGCTCATGACGAATTGCGCTCCGGACCTCTGTTAAGCTTTCAGGAATTGAGCTGGCCCTCGCCCGAGCAGGCCAGCGGCGCCGGGGCGGAACGATACTGCAGCAGCGCGCAATTATTTCTGAACGAGCTGCTGCGGTTGCCCGACGGCAAGGCCTGTTTGCGGGCTATGCTGGCCGAATTGCCCAGCCATTACAACTGGCAGTTCGCATTCCTCCACGCCTTCAATCCCTGGTTCCAACGGCCTTTGGATGTGGAAAAATGGTGGACCCTCCACCTGGTGCATTTCACTGGACGCGAACTGGCCCAAACCTGGCCGATGGACGAGAGTTGGCAGAAACTGGACGAGATAATTCGTTCGCCCATAGAAGTGCGGGCTTCCACAAACGATCTGCCGCTGCACATCGATGTCCGGCTCCAAACAATCATTGAGCAAGCAGCACCCGAGCGGCAAAAGCAGCTCCTGGCCGTCCGTATTCGGGCCTTGGAATTAACCCGGCCACGGCTGGCGCGGGAGCTAGTGCCGCTGGTGGACGATTATCAACGGGTGCTGGTGGCCTATCTCCAGAAAACCGAGCAACCGGGCTTCACCCTTCCTTTCAGAAGAAAGGCAGCCCGCCGGCAAATCGCTCAGGAAACCATCCGGCAACTGGATGATTTGGACGCAAAACGTTCCAACTTGCGCCCCGAAAGATTCTCTTACCCGGCAATTCAGGCCAATTCGCGAGGCGAGGCGAGGCCCTGAGCCGGAATCTAAGGCAATTGGTCTCTGGCGAGCACGCCCCTGCCACAAGTATGAGTCAGCTCATGGAGTGCGGCGGCAAAGCGCAGCGACGACGGCGCTTTTGCCTGTACGCAGGCCAACCCCAAAGCGGCGTCGCGCTACGCTTGCCGCCGCACTCCAAAAAGCGAGCCGTCCATGCGCTCGTGCCGAAGCCTTGGGCGGCGTCGGATGCGCCCGAGGCGTTTGCGCTCCAATTTCAATTGCGGCGCCACTATTACACCTGACGGGTAGAAGCCCCCAAAACGTTTATCATCATCACAACAACTTGTTGCGCAGGTTATTGCGTTAATCGCAGACAGTCATATCAGGCGCTCGCCTTGACACTGTTTTGTTCAACCCTATAGTGCGCTAATTGTTTTCGGGGAAAAATGCACAACGATACTTCAGCGGAAAACAGCGAGGAACCGCCATCACACGAGCGGCTGGAGACCCTAAAGAATTTTCAACCAGCGGGACGAGGATTTTGGAGCGATGTTGCGGAAGCGGACTGGAATGACTGGCGCTGGCAGCTTAAGCACCGGGTTACAACAGTCGAGCAACTCCAGCGGCTGATGCCGACCTTAACGCCCGAAGAGTACGCGGGCACGGCTTTGGCCAATCAGAAGCTGGCGATGGCCATTACGCCCTACTTCTTTAACCTTATCGACGCAACGGACGAACAGTGCCCCATCCGCTCGCAGGTCATCCCGCGCATCGAGGAAACCCATACCGCTTCGTGGGAGATGAGCGACCCGTGCGGGGAAGATGCGCACTCGCCAGTGCCTGGCCTGGTGCATCGGTATCCCGACAGGGTGCTGTTCCTCGTCACCGACCGGTGCGCTTCCTACTGCCGCTACTGCACGCGCTCGCGGCTGGTCAGCAACGCCAGTGGATATGATTTTCACCCCGAGTTTGACAGGCAGATTGATTATATCCGGCGCTCGCCCGCTATTCGCGACGTCCTGCTCAGCGGCGGGGACCCGCTGCTGTTCAGCGACGAAAAACTGGAGTTTCTTCTGGACCGTCTGCGGGCCATCCCGCATGTGGAATTCCTGCGTCTGGGCACGCGAATTCCCATCTTCCTGCCGCAACGGATTACGCCGGAGCTCTGCGCGACATTGAAGAAATACCACCCGCTCTTTATCAGCATCCATTCCAATCACCCTCGGGAATTGACGACTGAGGCGCGGGTTGCCCTGGAACGGCTTGCCGACGCGGGCATTCCGCTGGGCAACCAATCGGTTCTGCTGCGAAACGTCAATGACGACCCGCTGGTGATGAAGGCGCACGTGCAGAAACTGCTCATGTGCCGTGTGAAGCCCTACTACATCTACCAATGCGACCTCATTGCGGGTTCCTCGCATTTGCGCGCCGGCGTGCAGAAGGGCTTGGAGATCATGGAACAGCTTCGGGGGCATACGACCGGTTATGCGGTGCCGCAATTCGTCATCGACGCACCCGGTGGCGGTGGGAAGGTGCCCCTCAATCCTGAGTACATCCTCAGCCGGAACGCCCGGCGGGTTGTCATCCGCAATTACGAAGGCAAGGTCTTCGAGTACCCGGAGGTGGCCGAGCCGCCCGCCTCAAGCCCAGTCGCGCAGGAAATCGAAGAGGCCGAGATGGTCTAAGCGCTTCGCGCGGCCCAGAGCCGGTTCCAAGGTTCTGAACTTGAAGCTTTCCTCTGCCTTTAGGTTTGCTACCGTTTTTGCGCTGGATTAAGCGTCCGGCAACATATGGCAACCGAGGCTAAACACGTCTGGAAATTCTTCCGCGCGGGGGGCTTTGACCAGGTCCGTCTGGACAGCGGCGCGGACCTAATGGCGCTCGATCAACTCGATCAGAAGCTCTGGGTAGCGCTGGCCTGCCCGACTACTGGATTGGAGTTCGATTCCAAAACCCTTGCATTAATCGATAGCGACAACGATGGCCGAATCCGGCCTCCGGAACTCATTGCGGCGGTGAAATGGGCCGGGCGATGTCTCAAAAACCCCAACGATTTGCTCCGGGGCGCAGGCGAGCTGCCCCTCGATGTGATTAACAACACAACGCCCGAAGGCAAGCAACTCCTGGCCTCGGCCAGGCATATCCTGGGTAATCTGGGCAAAAGCGATGCAACCTCGATCACGTTGGAGGACACCGCCGATACGGCGAAAATCTTTGTCCAAACCAAATTCAATGGCGACGGCATTATTCCAGCGGAATCCGCAGAGGACATCGAGACCGGGTCCGTTATCAATGACATTATCACCTGTTTTGGAGCAGAAACGGATCGCAGTGGCCGCCCAGGCATCGACCAGGCCAAGGCCGATCAATTTTTTGCCGAAGCCCAGGCCTATTCAGATTGGTGGAAGCAGGCTGAAACAACCCCAGCCATCCTGCCGTTGGACGGAGCAACCGCCACCGCCGCTGCGACCTTCCTGGCGATCAAGGCGAAGGTCGAGGATTATTTCATCCGGTGCCGATTGGCCGCTTTTGACCCACGGGCGCTGAATGGCTTAAACCGGGAAGAGAAGGATTACGTGGCCCTTGGGGTCAAAGACCTAAGCGCCGCGTGGGGGGAAATAGCGGGCTTTCCGCTGGCGCAAGCCGCCCCGGGCAAGCCGCTGCCGCTCAAAGAAGGCTTGAACCCAGCCTGGGCGGACCTGGTTGGCCAATTCGATGCCGCGGTGGTCAAGCCGCTGCTCAATGGCAATGGTTTCATTACCCAAAATGACTGGGCAGCCATCTCACAGAAATTCGATGGATACCAACGTTGGCTGGCCGCCAAAGCAGGCGCCGGTGTCGAGAAACTCGGCCTTGAGCGTGTCCGAGCGGTGCTCGCCGGCAAAAGCAGGGACAGCATTAACGGGCTCATCGCGCGCGACAAGGCCCTTGAACCGGAAGCCACTGCTATTAATTCCGTTGAGCGGCTCATCCGTTACTACCGGGACCTGTACCGGTTGGTAAATAATTTCGTTTCATTCCGCGATTTTTACAGTCGCAAGGACAAGGCCATCTTTCAGGCCGGCACGCTCTTTCTGGATCAGCGAAGCTGTGATTTGTGCATCACGGTGTCGGATCCCGCCAAACATGCCGTCATGGCCGGCCTGTCGGGCACTTATCTGGCGTATTGCGATTGCGCTCGCAAAGGGACGAGCGAACAGACCCAGATCGTTGCTGCCTTTAGCGACGGGGATTCCGACAACCTCATGGTTGGGCGCAACGGCATCTTCTACGATCGCAAGGGCCGTGATTGGGACGCAACGATCAGCAAGATCGTCGATAACCCAATCAGCATCCGGCAGGCCTTTTGGGCTCCGTATAAAAAAGCGGCGCGCATGGTCCAGGAACAGATTGCCAAGCGCGCGGCCAATGCCGACCAGACGGCGGCGGCCAAGTTGGCCCAGGCCGCCGCAAAAATTGAGCACGCGGCAAACCCGGCAACAACCGCCGATGCCTCTGTCCAGAGGAAAATAGACCCCGGCCTGGTGGCAGCAATGGGTGTTGGGGCGGCCGGAATCGGCGGCATGATTGGAGGCATTTTCAGTGGCTTTCTGAATTTGGGCTGGTTGATGCCTCTGGGTGTGATTGCCATTATCCTGATTATTTCAGGGCCATCCATGCTCCTGGCCTGGCTCAAGCTGCATAAGCGCAATCTGGGTCCAATCCTGGATGCCAACGGCTGGGCCGTAAACGCCAAAGCAAAGATCAACGTGCCTTTTGGCGCTTCGCTAACGCGTGTGGCTGCCCTCCCTCCAGACGCCAAACGCGACCTGGTCGATCCATTCGCAGAAAAAAAGCGGCCCTGGGGATTTTATCTTTCGTGCGCAGTGGTGCTGCTGGGGGCGTTGGCCTATTGGCTGGGCGGTTGTGACAGGCTCCTGCCTGCTCGGGCCAAAAGCACTTCGGTTTTCGGAACCACTGCCCCGGCTTATGCCGCGCCTCAAACCAATACCCCGCCCACCATTCCCGCAAAATAACTGCTGCTGAACCGTTGTCTGTATGCCACGGGAATCCAAACAAGCCAAAATCGAGCGGGTCAAAAAGATCGTTGCGGGCCTTAAAGCGGCTTACCCCGAGGCGCATTGTGAACTGAATCATTCCAACCCGCTCGAATTGCTGATCGCCACGATTCTCTCGGCCCAATGCACGGATAAACGGGTCAATCTCGTGACACCAACCCTCTTCGCGAAGTACCGGTCCGCAGCCGATTTCGCTCGCGCCTCAACGGCCGACCTTCAGGAGGCTATCAAAACAACCGGCTTTTTTCGCAACAAAGCCAAAAGCATCAAAACCGCCTGCCAGGCCCTGGTCGAGCGGCATGGCGGGCGCGTG carries:
- a CDS encoding KamA family radical SAM protein, which gives rise to MHNDTSAENSEEPPSHERLETLKNFQPAGRGFWSDVAEADWNDWRWQLKHRVTTVEQLQRLMPTLTPEEYAGTALANQKLAMAITPYFFNLIDATDEQCPIRSQVIPRIEETHTASWEMSDPCGEDAHSPVPGLVHRYPDRVLFLVTDRCASYCRYCTRSRLVSNASGYDFHPEFDRQIDYIRRSPAIRDVLLSGGDPLLFSDEKLEFLLDRLRAIPHVEFLRLGTRIPIFLPQRITPELCATLKKYHPLFISIHSNHPRELTTEARVALERLADAGIPLGNQSVLLRNVNDDPLVMKAHVQKLLMCRVKPYYIYQCDLIAGSSHLRAGVQKGLEIMEQLRGHTTGYAVPQFVIDAPGGGGKVPLNPEYILSRNARRVVIRNYEGKVFEYPEVAEPPASSPVAQEIEEAEMV
- a CDS encoding WYL domain-containing protein; amino-acid sequence: MADEAAKLEDVSQDMATEQHWLTVNRLVFADENRSFGFIYTISARRTGDLPRVVFEAQIRNRLGDNIFELKNLATADVQTYLRKVVDNFVDKPKVEGLVAAGTIPAASYNWDAFPFTVSAKAEFIDYFNRISVTEREMFELYVMHQAIEHYRGTPLEPRLERFFRRMAGQLDNEELFTLEDLGAVLSFRPSAPDEADAKLFDLVTRAVRERRWLRFDYRKPGEKKPERRRVQPYHVLEYGGRWYLLAYDPMRRDVRTFVLGRMREAVMGEERFERPKDFDARKHLESSIGVMAGKGDFQVVVQMDAWLTDILRGRRWHPSQVVEELPGGGSQLRLRLGALEEIVRSFEVGGRERLIEVKTTRFGELTPFFASRNEVEFSDERREHYQLCRVFGFREEPRLFTLAGSLRSSCQLEPFNYSAAPN
- a CDS encoding zinc ribbon domain-containing protein produces the protein MLVFIVMRMDLSALTWGVGMTITLRAMPTYEYICEKCGHQFEKVQSISAPALTECPKDACAQKRWGKGKVRRAISGGGGLLFKGSGFYITDYRSEKYKEAAKKDSATALTKTKPAASGGDSKPAAPKTDSSAPKPSPAKS